ATCGACAGCAACAGAGCCGCGCTGGTGAGCAGGTACGCGGTCGCGACCCAGCTCACGGCGGTCAGCGAGACCTTCAGGTCCTGCGCGATGTAGGGCAGCGCGATGTTTACGATGCTTGAGTCCAGCGGCGCCAGAAACGTCCCCACGGCCAGCACCGCGAGCACGGTGTTGGCGCTGGGGTTTCGCGTGATGGGCGTTTTAGGAGAGTGGCGCGTGGAGGAAGAATCCATGTAGTTCCTGTGTTGGGTGCGCTGAAGTTCACTATCGGGCGTATAACCTGCTTTAAGCATAGTCCCACACGCCTGCGCGCCCACTCCGCGGCGAGGTCCGATAACGAAGGAGTCACCATGACAGACGACACGCGCCCCAACGAGGCGCCTGACGAGAGCATGCGGCCCGATAACGAGGCTGCCGAGAACACGATCGCCGACCAAGCAGCGGCCGCGCCGCCTTCAACTGGGCCCTCGGTCGCGACACCGCCAGTTGCGACGTGGCAAGATTCAGCGCCGACCGCGCCTTTCCCCGCCGAGCAGCCGGAAGCCCCGACGCCGATGTACGCGCAGCCCCCGGTCACCAGCACGCCGAGCAAGCCCGGACTAGGGGCCGCCGTGTTCGCGGCCATTCTTGCTGCGCTCGTGGTCGGAGCGCTCGCCGGGTTCGCGGGAGGCTTTCTCGGCGCCCGGCTAGCGGGGGGCTCGCTCACTAGTGGCCCGTCGAGCGTAACGGTAGTGCCGTCGAAGACCGACGAGCCCGTGGTGGCTGCGGCCGCCGCGGCCGTGCCGAGCGTCGTCAACATCGACGTGACCGAGAGCGCCGCCAGCGGCGGCACGAGTGGCCTGCCTAGCACACCTCCCACCGTTCCCTTGAACGGCAACGGCTCCGGCGTGGCGTTCAAGAGCGCCAACGATGGCGGCACCTACATCCTCACCAACAATCACGTCGTCGAGAACGCCAACACCATCACGGTGCGCAGCCCGCTCGGCCAGAGCTGGCCGGGCAAGGTCGTTGGGCGCGACGCTGACAACGACATCGCGGTGGTCAAGATCACAGGCAAGCTGCCGTTGATCGTGCCGGCCGACCCCAAGACGTTCCAAGTCGGCCAGACGGTCGTGGCGATCGGCTCACCCTATGGCCTGGAGCACACAGTGACTTCCGGCGTCATCTCGGCAATCGGTCGCTCGCTCTCCGATATCGGTAGCACGGGTGCTTCTCAGCCGCTGGTCGACACGATTCAGACCGACGCCGCAATCAACCCAGGCAACTCCGGTGGTGCGCTCGTCGACCGACAGGGCCATCTGGTCGGAATCAACACCGCGATCTACTCGCAGAGCGGCTCGGCGGCGGGCATCGGCTTCGCCATCCCCGTCGACACTGCGCTTAACATCGCCGACCAGATCATCACAACCGGCAAGGTCACGCATCCGTTCATTGGTATCATCGGCTCGACCATCACGCCGCTCATCGCGACGCAGAAGAAACTGCCCGTGAGCGAAGGCGCGCTCGTGGAGGACGTCGTCAAGGGCGCGGGCGCGGCAACCGCAGGCGTCAAGATCGGGGACGTCGTGACAGCCGTTGACGGAACCCCGATCACATCGATGACCGACCTCATCGGTGCGATTCGCAAGCACACGCTCGGACAGACCGCCGAGCTGACCATCCTGCGCGGTGGCCAAACTATCAAGCTGAAGGTCAATGTCAGCGATCGTCCGGCGGGCGTGACATCGACCGCACCGGCGACGGGCAAGTAGGACGGCTGCTCAGAACAAGGGCGCGCAAAGAGGAGGCCCCGGCGATTCGCCGGGGCCTCCGTTGTCTTGCGTGCGCTGCTACAAGAAGCCGAGCTAGTCCTTGTCGCTGAGATCCTCCGAGCCGGGCTCCGCGGCCTCGCGTTCTACAGTCGGTTCGGCTGTAACAGGCTCGAGTACCTCGGTAGGATTGTTGTCGGCCTTCTTGGCTCCACGGCCCGGGCGCGGCTTCTTGGGAGCCTTGTTGCCCCAGCGCACGAAGAAGATGACCAGTGCGAAGCAGAGCAGCAGGCCGGCGATCGAGATGACCAGCGGCGTCCACGGCGAAGCGGTTGCCGCCGTCAGCTCCCCAGCGTTGGCTGCCCGCTCGGCAGCGACCGTTGTGTAGACGGGCTGCGAGTCCTCGGCCATTACCGTGACGGGGTTCTTCACCCCGGCCTGCTTGGCGAGCGCGTCGGACGACGAGCGATAGAGCAGCTGCGCCTTGATGGTTCCGGCGGTGACGCCGTCCGGGAAGGCGATCTTGTAGGTGTCGGTGGTCGACCCCTTCGGCGGGATGCGGTCGTCGGACTGGATGCCGGTCGCAGTCCATAGGTCGGCCGGGTACTTGCCGGCGGCGTCCTTTAGCACCGTGCCGAAGACGTGCTTGCCCAGCTCGGTCTCCTTGCCATCTGGCGCCACGAATGTGACCTCCAGCCACATCTCGCGCACCTCGGTCAGGCCAGTAGGCAGGTTGTGACCAGCGCCGACGTTAGTGATCGTGACGGTCGCCGAGCTCGTCTTGGCGCCTTCCATGATGCCCGGAGTGTCGAGCTTGAGGGTCGCGGCGCTCTGCAGCATCGCGGTGGCGAGCGTCGGGTTGCCCAGGGCGACCTGTGCGCCGGTAAACGTCATGTGAAAGATGGGTCGCAGCGGACCGCCGCCCGCTGCCCAGCCCATCGACGGGCCGATCTGGCCCGGCGTCTGGCTCATATGGCAGTCCTGGCAGGTGATGCCGGCCTTGGCCTGTGGGCTGGCGAGCCACTCGGAGTACGTGGCCTCGACGGGGAGCCCGTTGCCGGGATGCGCAACGTTGTGGCACGAGCCGCACAGCTGCGACGAGCTGTGGAAGGTCGAGACTGCCGTGGGGTGCGGCGCGGTGGGCGTCGCAAGCTGTGCCCGATAGACACCCGACGGATCGACCATCAGCGCGACGTTGTTCGTCGGCGCAGACGGGCCCGTGATCTGGTGGCAGAACGTGCAGCCGATGCCCTGGCCGGACGCCTTGGTCGGGTCGATCGTGCCCAGCTGCCCGGTCATCGTGCCAACGGGGCCGTGGCACTTGAGGCAGAACGGGCCGATCGCGCCGCCGGTGCCGGCATTGGCTTGGGCGAGCTTGGTCTTGTAGAGAGGGTCGGTGAGCGCCTGGGCGTGCATCGACTCCTGCCACTCCTGCAAGAACTGCGAGTGGCAGCTGCAGCTCTGCGCGGCGGGAAACCCGCTGGCAGCGGTGTTGTTGGCGGCGACCGGTCGCGGCTGGGCGAGCGCAGCCGATGCCCCACTCACCACGAGCACCACCGCAAGCGCGACGGCGAGAAGCACGTTCTTGTGCCTAGTCATCCCAATCCTCCTGGCTCAATTCCCCTCGTGGCGCGCGCGTTGCGTCACGTCATCGCCTCACATGGTAGCCGAACACCCGCCCTGACTGAAAAAGTCTTGCAACATCTGCTCGCTGTGCCGGGCACAAGAGGGGCACACTGTCGTAGAGTGGTCACTTCCCGATGAAAGGAGACCAAAATGGTCGAGATGTACCGTTGCAGCAACTGT
Above is a window of Coriobacteriia bacterium DNA encoding:
- a CDS encoding trypsin-like peptidase domain-containing protein gives rise to the protein MTDDTRPNEAPDESMRPDNEAAENTIADQAAAAPPSTGPSVATPPVATWQDSAPTAPFPAEQPEAPTPMYAQPPVTSTPSKPGLGAAVFAAILAALVVGALAGFAGGFLGARLAGGSLTSGPSSVTVVPSKTDEPVVAAAAAAVPSVVNIDVTESAASGGTSGLPSTPPTVPLNGNGSGVAFKSANDGGTYILTNNHVVENANTITVRSPLGQSWPGKVVGRDADNDIAVVKITGKLPLIVPADPKTFQVGQTVVAIGSPYGLEHTVTSGVISAIGRSLSDIGSTGASQPLVDTIQTDAAINPGNSGGALVDRQGHLVGINTAIYSQSGSAAGIGFAIPVDTALNIADQIITTGKVTHPFIGIIGSTITPLIATQKKLPVSEGALVEDVVKGAGAATAGVKIGDVVTAVDGTPITSMTDLIGAIRKHTLGQTAELTILRGGQTIKLKVNVSDRPAGVTSTAPATGK
- a CDS encoding multiheme c-type cytochrome, whose amino-acid sequence is MTRHKNVLLAVALAVVLVVSGASAALAQPRPVAANNTAASGFPAAQSCSCHSQFLQEWQESMHAQALTDPLYKTKLAQANAGTGGAIGPFCLKCHGPVGTMTGQLGTIDPTKASGQGIGCTFCHQITGPSAPTNNVALMVDPSGVYRAQLATPTAPHPTAVSTFHSSSQLCGSCHNVAHPGNGLPVEATYSEWLASPQAKAGITCQDCHMSQTPGQIGPSMGWAAGGGPLRPIFHMTFTGAQVALGNPTLATAMLQSAATLKLDTPGIMEGAKTSSATVTITNVGAGHNLPTGLTEVREMWLEVTFVAPDGKETELGKHVFGTVLKDAAGKYPADLWTATGIQSDDRIPPKGSTTDTYKIAFPDGVTAGTIKAQLLYRSSSDALAKQAGVKNPVTVMAEDSQPVYTTVAAERAANAGELTAATASPWTPLVISIAGLLLCFALVIFFVRWGNKAPKKPRPGRGAKKADNNPTEVLEPVTAEPTVEREAAEPGSEDLSDKD